A segment of the Agarivorans albus genome:
TCCACCAGTATTGGTATTGGATGAACCAACCAGCAGCATGGATGCCTACTCAGAAAACCTCGTCAAAAAACGCTTGAAGCAAGTCGCTGAAGATAAAACTTTTGTATTGATTACCCACAAGATGTCGATGTTGGATTTAGTTGATCGGATTATTGTACTCGAACGAGGCCAAGTGGTTGCCGATGGCAGTAAAGCAGAAGTACTAGAGTTGTTGCGTAGTGGCAAAGTGAGGGCGCCAAATGAGTAAGCGCAAGCAGGACCTCTCGGAAGCTGAGCTAAAGTTTGTTGACGATATTAATGCTGCTATTTTGATGAAAACGCCACGTCGTTCTAAGCGTTTGTTGTGGCTTATTTTTGTTTTGCTAGCTTGCGCACTGTATTGGGCTCACTGGGCCAAAGTTGATGAAGTTACAGTAGGCAGCGGTAAAGTTATTCCTTCGCAACAAATTCAAACCATTCAGAATCTAGAAGGCGGTATTCTGAAGCAGATTTTGGTTAAAGAAGGAGAGCACGTCGAGCCAGCCCAGCCCTTATTGCTAATTGACGATACCCGCTTTCGTTCCGACTTTAGAGAACAACAACAACGGGTGATTAACCTAGAAGGCGACGTGGCTCGTCTTAAAAGTGAAATTGCCAGTATTCAATTAAACCCTGAATTACCAACGCAGCAGTGGCGTGATCAAGTGCAAGTTGTTGAGGTCGACATCGCCTTTGATGATGAGTTTAAACAGCAATACCCCTCAGAAGTCACCGGCCAGCAGCTGCAAAAGTCAGCACGTTTAAGCGCATTACAAAATCAGTTATCCATTACTGCTGGTCAAATAGAGCAAAAGCAGCAAGAGCTACTCGAGCTTAAGTCCAAAATTACCCATGTAAATACCAGTTACAATCTCGTCCTAGAAGAATTGCGAATTACCAAGCCTTTAGCCGAAGAAGGCATTGTCTCGCAAGTTGAGATATTAAAACTACGCCGCCAAGCCAACGATTTAAATGGTGAGTTGCAAAGTAGCAAGTTGTTAGAACCTAAGATCAACAGCGCCATCGGCGAAACCATTTATAAGCGCCGAGATATCGCTCTTAACTTTCTTAGTGAGGCTCGCCGTGAGCTCAACCAAATTGAAGCAGAGCTACAACCTTTAAGCGAGGGGCAGGTTGGCTTGCGTGATAGGGTTGATAGAACCTCGGTGGTTTCTCCGGTAAAAGGCACGGTAAAGAAAATCTACATCAATACCGTTGGCGGCGTCGTCCAGCCAGGTATGAGCATCATGGAAATTGTCCCGATCGAAGATAACCTTTTGGTTGAGGCGAAAATTCAGCCAAAAGATATTGCATTTCTTCGGCCAGGGCTTAAAACTGTTGTTAAATTCAGTGCTTACGATTTTTCTATCTACGGTGGATTGGACGGCCAACTAGAACATATTAGTGCCGACACCATTTTGGATGAAGAAGGGAATAGTTATTATTTGGTCAGGGTACGAACCGATAAAAACTATTTAGGGAATGATGAAGCGCCATTGCCTATTATTCCCGGAATGCTATCTAGTGTAGATATCATCACTGGCAAGAAAAGTATTTTAGATTATTTGCTAAAACCAATAATTAAAGCGCAACAATCAGCGCTACGCGAACGATAAGAAAGTCTGTTTGCTAACCCTTTGGTTAGCCTACGACAAGGAGTGTTAATGAATAAGCTGACCTTAACCCTAGCGTCTGGTCTATTGATGTCTTGTAACTTGGCTTCAGCACAGTCATTGGAGCAAGCGGTAGCTAAAGTGCTTACCGAGCATCCACAGCTGCAGTCATCTTTTAATCAATTTAAGGCCAGCAGCGAGCAATACCAAAGTGCCAAAGGCGGTTACTACCCAACGGTAGATCTCACCGCTGGTGCAGGTTGGGGCCAACGGGAAACTGAAACTCTGGGCGTAAATAGTGCTAATCCCACAGAAATTGGCGTGAGTATTCGCCAGCTTCTATTTAGTGGTTTTGCTACGTCAGGAGAGGTTACTCGTACTGAAAACGAAACCTTGGCCGATCAATGGCTGTTATATAACGATGCCGAAAACATTGCCTTGCGAGTGGTTGATGTTTACCTAGAAGTAATAAAGCAGCAACAGTTATCGGAACTTGCCGAAAGTAATCTGCAAACTCACTTGGCCATTCAAAAAGACATTAAAAAACGCACCGATTCGGGCGTTGGTTCTAGTGCTGATTTAACCCAAGTAAATGGCCGTGTTGCCCGAGCAACCACCAACTCGTTATCGGCAAAAAATAACCTGATGGACGCGCAAACTCAGTTTTTGCGAGTGGTTAACGAGTTACCCAAAGATTTAGTACAACCGGGTGCCGATGTCGCCTTGCTACCTGCAGACCTTGATGCAGCGCTTGCCGCGGCTTTAGATGTGCACCCAACCCTTAAGTCGGCTCAATACGACGTTGCTGCCGCGAATGCACAAACTACCGTAGCTAAAGCTAATAACTATCCTGAAATTGCCTTGGAGTTAGATGGTAACTGGGATCGTAACCAAAACGGTTTGGATGATACTAAAGATTATGAGTTAGCCGCGATGCTCCGCCTGCGTTACAACTTGTTTAACGGTGGCAGTGATGCCGCTGAAATTCGCCGCAGTGCTTACGATGTTAATCGTGCAAAAGCTGTGGGCGAAGACGCGCATCGTCAAGTTAGCGAGGGTACCCGTTTAGCTTGGAATGCTTGGGATGTATTGGTTCGTCAAAAATCCTTTCTGCAACAGCATGTTGAGGCGAGCTTTCAAACCGTTGAGGCCTACAAAAAGCAATTTAACTTAGGCAAACGTAGCTTGTTAGATGTACTGAATACCGAAAATGAACTATTTGAAGCGCAAAATGAATTCATTAGTGCCGACATTGATGAACTTCGCGCGAAATACCGTTTACTCAATGCCACAGGCTTATTGCTTGAGGCCTTACGTGTTAATCGACCAGAGGACTGGACTTTTTAATGAAAAACAAGAGCTTAATTGTCGCAGCGGCTGTTTTGGCCTTAACTGCGTGTAGTCAAACTGCTGATACTTACCAGGCTGAGCCTGCTAATTACGACCGCCAAGACCAAGATGGTGATGGCGTTATCAATGAGCGCGATCTTTGCCCGGATACCGAAGCGGGTGCAGCGGTTGATAACGATGGCTGTTCAGAGTTTCAAAGCGTAGATGATGGTTATGAGTTGATGGTCTTTTTTGGCCACGATTCAAGCAAACTAACCGATGAATATGCTCCGCAGCTTCAACAAGTTGCCGACTTTATGCAAAAGTATCCAGAGGTGAAAATCAGTGTTGAAGGCTACGCTAGCGCTAGTGGCAGTAAGTCTTACAACCTTAAGCTGTCTAAACGTCGTGCCGCAAGTGTACGCCAGCAATTAATCGACGACTACGCTGTGAGCGCAGAGCGCATTGAGCTAGAAGCAATTGGGGAAGAAGAGTTGTTGGCTGCTGGTGATTCAGAACAGGCAGAAGCTGCTAATCGCCGAGCTCGAATTTTTGTACAAGAACAATACCGTGAAGCGGTTCCTCGCTGGTCAATTTATACGCCGCACTTAAAGCAGCAATAGGCTAATGCGAGGGCTTTTAGCTAGGTGGTGGATAGCAGTATTGGCTTGGCCAATATTGTTATTTGCTACCGCTTACCAGCTAGAAGAACTCGCCAGCACAGTTCGCAATTTCTATGGTGAAAAAGCCGAACTTAGAGTTCGAGCTTGGCGCCAAACCATCAATGATGGTCATGACTTAAGCGAAGCAGACCAGCTTCGCTCCATTAATGATTTCTTCAATCAAATGCAATTTGTTGATGATATTGATGTGTGGGGGCAAGAAGACTACTGGGCCACTCCCGTCGAATTCTTGGGCGCCGCAGCCGGAGATTGTGACGACTTTAGCATTGCCAAATACTTCTCGTTAATAGAACTGGGCGTGAGTGATGAAAAGATGCGCTTGGTTTATGTAAAGTCGCTTACTTACAACCAATTTCATATGGTGGTGGCATACTATGAAACGCCTTCATCAATACCGATTATTCTCGATAACATCAATCCAAATATATTGCCGGCGACGCAACGTGGCGATTTAGTACCTATATACAGTTTTAATGGTCAGCACTTGTGGTTGATGAAAGAAAAAGGCCGTGGTCAGTTAGCCGGCAAATCTAGTCGTCTTAAGCTTTGGACCGATCTCCAGCAACGCTGGCGGCTAAATAAACTCAAAAAACCAGTAAAGAATTTCGATGCTTAGGGGAACACTATGACCTTATATCGCCAGTTGTTAATTGTGGTACTGCTTATCTACGGCGGCCTGCTGGCTGTGGTATTTAGTATCGAAATCGGCAATACCCGTAGTTACTTGTCTGAGCAGCAACTATCAGATGTAAACAATACAAGCACTTCTTTAGGTTTGTCCCTAAGCCCCTATCTAGAAGATGAAGATGTAATTGGTGCCGAGTCGGTAATTAACGCCATGTTCGACAGTGGCTACTATCAGCAAATTAGTCTTAAGTTGTTTGCTGACGACAGCCTGATCGACCGCCAAAATTCTCGCTCTATTGATGGCGTGCCCGAGTGGTTTACTTCACTTGAATTATTTCAGCCCAGCGCTCAAGAACAGGTATTAACCAGTGGTTGGATGCAGCTAGGCGAACTAAAAGTAGTTGGCCACCCTGGTTTTGCTTATTTGCAACTGTGGAACGCCATGGTTGATTTAGCAAAGCTGTTTGTCGTGGGGTACTTAGCAACGGTGTTGCTATTAATGCGGGCGTTACGTTATTTGTTAAAACCACTGGAGCAAATTCAACAGCAAGCTAAGTTAATTGAGCAGCGTAATTTTGGCCAAACTATTCCCTTGCCACACACTCAAGAGTTGCGCAGTGTAGTGGGTGCAATTAACCATATGTCGGATAACATTGCCCAGCAGTTTGAAAGCCAAGTACAAGAAGCTAGCGCTTTGCGCCAGCAAGCGTTTCAAGACTCGGTATCAGGCTTAGGTAATCGCGCTTACTTCATCAATCAAAGCAAATCTTGGTTAGCTGAGTCCGGAGTGGGTGGGGTTGCGCTATTGTCTCTCGATATTATTGAAGCCATTCACGTGCGTGATGGTTTTAGTGCTCGGGATGAGTTTATTCATTCTGTAGGGGAGCTGTTTACCGCTTATACCCAGCAACAGCAGCAATTGGTATTTGCCCGCATTAGCAATTTAGAATTTGCAGTATTAGCCGAGGGTTTCGATCAGCAACAACTGTTAGGTCTTGCAGAGGAAATTAATAAAGATTTATTGTCCCGCTTAGCTACGTGGAAGCAGTACATGCCTCGACCATTGGTGATGGGCTTAGTATTGCGCCAGAAAGATGAAAACATAGGCGAGCTATTAACTGCGGCAGATACCGCGTTACATAACGCTCGCGAGTTGCGCGAAGGCTTCTTTAGTTTGGCCGATGTTGAGCATACGCATATTCCGCGCAGCCAATGGAAGCAGCTACTCGAAAATACCATTAGTCGCCAAAGCTTGGCTTACAAGGCGCAGGTAGTTAACTTTATTCATAGCGACAAAGTATTGCACCACGAGTTGTTTACCACCATTGAAGTGGATGCTCAGCATTACGCAGCGGGTCAGTTTATGCCGGCGGTTGAGCAATTTAGATTGGGCGCTCAGTTTGACCAAATGGTGGTTGAGCAAGCCGCGCGAGCTTTGCAGCAAGACAATAACTTAAGCTTGGCAATTAACTTAACTTTATCGGCCATTAGCGAAGCGAGTTTTTTAGCGTGGTTAGTCGAACTGGCACAGCAGTATCAAACGGTGGCATCGCGAATGGCTTTTGAAATTCCAGAAACGGCTTTTTTGCAAGAGAATACCCAGTTAGAAGCCAGTTTAGACAGTTTAAGAGATTTGGGTTTCCAAATTGGTATTGATCAATACGGGCGTAATCTAAACTCCCTAAACTACTTAAGTCGGGTTAAACCTAATTACGTTAAAATTGACTATGGTTATACAGCACAGGCCTTGGCCGAAGATGGCGATAGCCACTTCTTAAGTGCGATATGTAGAGCCGCACGCAATTTACAAATTATCACGGTGGCACAGCGAGTCGAAAATCAACAGCAAGTTGAGCTGCTGTCGGCCTTGCCAGTAGACGCCTATCAAGGTTATGTTGCTCCTCCTCAGCGTTTTACGTTGAATGATTAAGTGCACTAATGAGCAGAGGTAAGTAATGAACAAATTATTGTTAATGGGCTTGGTTGCCTGCAGTGTTAGCATCTCTCCGGCATTTGCCGCTTTGCTACATACTAGTGGCGAGGCTAAGTTAGTGGTGATTGCCGACCAAGTGCAGGTGGATTTACATGCTACTAGTCTGGCAAAAACGGCCAGTGATGCAAAACAGCAGGTAGATAAAATAGTTAAAGTTACTCAATCAAACCTCGCCAATTTATTAACTGACTCAGACCGCTTTGAAGCCAGCCAACTGCAAATTCAGGCTGAATACAAATACCAAGACAGAGAACGGGTGTTTGTGGGTTATCGCGCGCAGCGCAGTATTATTGTTGAGCTGGCCAACCTAGACGGGCTAACTCAAGTACTTGATGCAGCTATGTTGAGTGGGGTGAATGAAGTGCGTCAGCTACAATACAAAAGCTCACAAGAAGAACAGTACAAGCAACAAGTGCGCGCTATGGCTGTGAACGATTCTTATGTTAAGGCTAAGCAGTTGGCAGAAGGCTATGAAGGCCAACTAGGACCGGTGGTTGAAGTTAATTACCGTAACCAATCTGCTATTCCAGTGATGAAGATAGAACGCGCCACTCTAGCTGCAACCGATACTAACGCCGGCTCCTATCAGGCTGCTCAACTTATTTATAGAGATAGTGTTGATGTGAGCTTTGAATTGCTAACCGAAGAGTAGCTGCGCCAACCTAGTGATTTGCTTATTATTGCTATGTTAGTTAGCTGAATAAATAAAAGCCCAAACAATATTTGTTTGGGCTTTTGCTTCTTAGTGAAATCTAGTAAGCAGCGTCGGTTACCACAAATTCGCTAGCATTATTGGTGTCGATAAGCTCGGCCGCCAAGATAACTCGAGAAGGTGCACTGTGGTACAT
Coding sequences within it:
- a CDS encoding HlyD family type I secretion periplasmic adaptor subunit — its product is MSKRKQDLSEAELKFVDDINAAILMKTPRRSKRLLWLIFVLLACALYWAHWAKVDEVTVGSGKVIPSQQIQTIQNLEGGILKQILVKEGEHVEPAQPLLLIDDTRFRSDFREQQQRVINLEGDVARLKSEIASIQLNPELPTQQWRDQVQVVEVDIAFDDEFKQQYPSEVTGQQLQKSARLSALQNQLSITAGQIEQKQQELLELKSKITHVNTSYNLVLEELRITKPLAEEGIVSQVEILKLRRQANDLNGELQSSKLLEPKINSAIGETIYKRRDIALNFLSEARRELNQIEAELQPLSEGQVGLRDRVDRTSVVSPVKGTVKKIYINTVGGVVQPGMSIMEIVPIEDNLLVEAKIQPKDIAFLRPGLKTVVKFSAYDFSIYGGLDGQLEHISADTILDEEGNSYYLVRVRTDKNYLGNDEAPLPIIPGMLSSVDIITGKKSILDYLLKPIIKAQQSALRER
- a CDS encoding TolC family outer membrane protein; the encoded protein is MNKLTLTLASGLLMSCNLASAQSLEQAVAKVLTEHPQLQSSFNQFKASSEQYQSAKGGYYPTVDLTAGAGWGQRETETLGVNSANPTEIGVSIRQLLFSGFATSGEVTRTENETLADQWLLYNDAENIALRVVDVYLEVIKQQQLSELAESNLQTHLAIQKDIKKRTDSGVGSSADLTQVNGRVARATTNSLSAKNNLMDAQTQFLRVVNELPKDLVQPGADVALLPADLDAALAAALDVHPTLKSAQYDVAAANAQTTVAKANNYPEIALELDGNWDRNQNGLDDTKDYELAAMLRLRYNLFNGGSDAAEIRRSAYDVNRAKAVGEDAHRQVSEGTRLAWNAWDVLVRQKSFLQQHVEASFQTVEAYKKQFNLGKRSLLDVLNTENELFEAQNEFISADIDELRAKYRLLNATGLLLEALRVNRPEDWTF
- a CDS encoding OmpA family protein translates to MKNKSLIVAAAVLALTACSQTADTYQAEPANYDRQDQDGDGVINERDLCPDTEAGAAVDNDGCSEFQSVDDGYELMVFFGHDSSKLTDEYAPQLQQVADFMQKYPEVKISVEGYASASGSKSYNLKLSKRRAASVRQQLIDDYAVSAERIELEAIGEEELLAAGDSEQAEAANRRARIFVQEQYREAVPRWSIYTPHLKQQ
- a CDS encoding transglutaminase-like cysteine peptidase, with amino-acid sequence MRGLLARWWIAVLAWPILLFATAYQLEELASTVRNFYGEKAELRVRAWRQTINDGHDLSEADQLRSINDFFNQMQFVDDIDVWGQEDYWATPVEFLGAAAGDCDDFSIAKYFSLIELGVSDEKMRLVYVKSLTYNQFHMVVAYYETPSSIPIILDNINPNILPATQRGDLVPIYSFNGQHLWLMKEKGRGQLAGKSSRLKLWTDLQQRWRLNKLKKPVKNFDA
- a CDS encoding bifunctional diguanylate cyclase/phosphodiesterase: MTLYRQLLIVVLLIYGGLLAVVFSIEIGNTRSYLSEQQLSDVNNTSTSLGLSLSPYLEDEDVIGAESVINAMFDSGYYQQISLKLFADDSLIDRQNSRSIDGVPEWFTSLELFQPSAQEQVLTSGWMQLGELKVVGHPGFAYLQLWNAMVDLAKLFVVGYLATVLLLMRALRYLLKPLEQIQQQAKLIEQRNFGQTIPLPHTQELRSVVGAINHMSDNIAQQFESQVQEASALRQQAFQDSVSGLGNRAYFINQSKSWLAESGVGGVALLSLDIIEAIHVRDGFSARDEFIHSVGELFTAYTQQQQQLVFARISNLEFAVLAEGFDQQQLLGLAEEINKDLLSRLATWKQYMPRPLVMGLVLRQKDENIGELLTAADTALHNARELREGFFSLADVEHTHIPRSQWKQLLENTISRQSLAYKAQVVNFIHSDKVLHHELFTTIEVDAQHYAAGQFMPAVEQFRLGAQFDQMVVEQAARALQQDNNLSLAINLTLSAISEASFLAWLVELAQQYQTVASRMAFEIPETAFLQENTQLEASLDSLRDLGFQIGIDQYGRNLNSLNYLSRVKPNYVKIDYGYTAQALAEDGDSHFLSAICRAARNLQIITVAQRVENQQQVELLSALPVDAYQGYVAPPQRFTLND
- a CDS encoding SIMPL domain-containing protein (The SIMPL domain is named for its presence in mouse protein SIMPL (signalling molecule that associates with mouse pelle-like kinase). Bacterial member BP26, from Brucella, was shown to assemble into a channel-like structure, while YggE from E. coli has been associated with resistance to oxidative stress.), with amino-acid sequence MNKLLLMGLVACSVSISPAFAALLHTSGEAKLVVIADQVQVDLHATSLAKTASDAKQQVDKIVKVTQSNLANLLTDSDRFEASQLQIQAEYKYQDRERVFVGYRAQRSIIVELANLDGLTQVLDAAMLSGVNEVRQLQYKSSQEEQYKQQVRAMAVNDSYVKAKQLAEGYEGQLGPVVEVNYRNQSAIPVMKIERATLAATDTNAGSYQAAQLIYRDSVDVSFELLTEE